From Prionailurus viverrinus isolate Anna chromosome B2, UM_Priviv_1.0, whole genome shotgun sequence, the proteins below share one genomic window:
- the FOXQ1 gene encoding forkhead box protein Q1, producing MKLEVFGPRAAHGDKPGSDLEGAGGSDAPSPLSAAGDDSLGSDGDCAANSPAAGGSAEELAGGGERNAGCGPGAEEEVPAAVAAGHAEACAAGPGAGSGGGGEGARSKPYTRRPKPPYSYIALIAMAIRDSAGGRLTLAEINEYLMGKFPFFRGSYTGWRNSVRHNLSLNDCFVKVLRDPSRPWGKDNYWMLNPNSEYTFADGVFRRRRKRLSHRAAAPQPGLRPEEAAAHPAAAPPPPAPAAPTSPRARSPARHEGRASPAGKFSSSFAIDSILSKPFRSRRDGDAAPGARLPWGAAPCPPLPAYPALLPGASGGALLPMCAYSAAEPLLLSARGADAPPAAPPAVPHLLLAPLSASAPAKPFRGPAAGGGAHLYCPLRLPAALQASSAGGPGPHLPYPVETLLA from the coding sequence ATGAAGTTGGAGGTGTTCGGCCCCCGCGCGGCCCACGGGGACAAGCCAGGTAGTGACTTGGAGGGTGCCGGCGGCAGCGACGCACCATCTCCGCTGTCCGCAGCCGGCGACGATTCCTTGGGCTCGGACGGGGACTGCGCGGCCAACAGCCCGGCGGCGGGCGGCAGCGCCGAGGAGCTGGCGGGCGGCGGCGAGCGGAACGCAGGCTGCGGGCCAGGCGCTGAGGAGGAGGTCCCCGCAGCGGTGGCGGCGGGGCACGCGGAGGCCTGCGCAGCCGGGCCAGGTGCGGGGAGCGGGGGGGGCGGCGAGGGCGCGCGCAGCAAGCCGTACACGCGGCGGCCCAAGCCCCCGTACTCGTACATCGCGCTCATCGCCATGGCTATCCGCGACTCGGCTGGAGGGCGCCTGACGCTGGCCGAGATCAACGAGTACCTCATGGGCAAGTTCCCCTTCTTCCGCGGAAGCTACACGGGCTGGCGCAACTCCGTGCGCCACAACCTCTCACTTAACGACTGCTTCGTCAAGGTGCTGCGCGACCCCTCGCGGCCCTGGGGCAAGGACAACTACTGGATGCTCAACCCCAACAGCGAGTACACCTTCGCCGACGGGGTCTTCCGCCGCCGCCGCAAGCGCCTCAGCCACAGGGCGGCAGCCCCCCAACCAGGGCTTCGGCCAGAGGAGGCCGCGGCCCACCCCGCCGCTGCGCCCCCtccgcccgcgcccgccgccccgACTTCTCCCCGTGCGCGCTCGCCCGCCCGCCACGAGGGGCGCGCCAGCCCTGCGGGCAAGTTTTCCAGTTCTTTCGCCATAGACAGCATCCTAAGCAAGCCCTTCCGCAGCCGCCGAGACGGGGACGCAGCCCCTGGGGCGCGGTTGCCATGGGGCGCCGCACCCTGTCCGCCGCTCCCCGCCTATCCCGCGCTCCTCCCCGGAGCCTCCGGAGGGGCCCTGCTGCCGATGTGCGCTTACAGTGCGGCGGAGCCCTTGCTGCTGAGCGCGCGCGGAGCCGACGCACCGCCGGCCGCTCCACCCGCAGTGCCTCACCTCTTGCTTGCGCCCCTCTCTGCCTCGGCCCCCGCCAAGCCGTTTCGTGGCCCCGCGGCTGGCGGCGGCGCGCACCTGTACTGCCCCCTGCGGCTGCCCGCGGCGCTGCAGGCGTCCTCAGCCGGTGGCCCCGGCCCGCACCTGCCTTACCCAGTGGAGACGCTTCTGGCCTGA